In a genomic window of Nocardiopsis mwathae:
- a CDS encoding LysE family translocator, protein MPQPEHLLLFTLTTVLIVVLPGPDFVLVTRNTLTGGRRTGFATAAGCVLGMSAWAALAAAGLTVLIAANPTLVTVLRLAGAAYLIYLGTSALVRLRRRWRAGTLVQAADPASGGEGEPTEGTGVHGGAPFWQGLLNNVLNPKPLAFFLTALPQFIDSPADATLQTAVLGSIVVLVTGAWWLIYILSITRLTEFLRRRRVRQGIELGSGVALTAFGVALALAA, encoded by the coding sequence ATGCCACAGCCGGAGCACCTGCTCCTCTTCACCCTCACCACGGTGTTGATCGTGGTCCTACCCGGACCGGACTTCGTCCTGGTCACCCGCAACACCCTCACCGGGGGACGCCGCACCGGCTTCGCGACGGCCGCAGGCTGCGTGCTGGGCATGTCGGCCTGGGCGGCCCTGGCCGCGGCCGGGCTGACCGTGCTCATCGCGGCCAACCCGACGCTCGTCACGGTGCTGCGCCTGGCGGGCGCGGCCTACCTCATCTACCTGGGCACCAGCGCGCTGGTGCGGCTCCGGCGGCGATGGCGCGCGGGCACCCTCGTCCAGGCCGCCGACCCGGCCTCCGGCGGGGAGGGAGAGCCGACCGAGGGCACGGGGGTGCACGGCGGCGCCCCGTTCTGGCAGGGCCTGCTCAACAACGTGCTCAACCCCAAGCCGCTGGCGTTCTTCCTCACCGCGCTGCCGCAGTTCATCGACTCCCCCGCCGACGCCACCCTGCAGACGGCGGTGCTGGGCTCCATCGTGGTGCTGGTGACGGGGGCGTGGTGGCTGATCTACATCCTGTCGATCACCCGCCTGACCGAGTTCCTGCGCCGCCGCCGGGTCCGCCAGGGCATCGAACTGGGCAGCGGCGTCGCGCTGACCGCCTTCGGCGTCGCCCTCGCGCTGGCCGCCTGA
- a CDS encoding SAM-dependent methyltransferase gives MTERPAWMQPRFDDPAAPPGIDTSAAHPARIWDYWLGGKDNFAADRATGDLILEAMPQMGANARADRAFLGRAVRHLAADAGIRQFLDIGTGIPTADNTHEVAQSAAPDSRVVYVDNDPVVLAHARALLVGDERGRTDYVHADLREPSDVLEQAARTLDFDRPVAVMLLGVLEFITDPGQDAAIVRTLMDALPSGSHLAVSVSTTEVDAAAMEEAARLWNEGGSTPLVLRTADELAALFDGLETVAPGVVPCTEWRPEPGADTTPVAQYCAVGRRP, from the coding sequence ATGACCGAACGTCCCGCCTGGATGCAACCCCGCTTCGACGACCCCGCGGCACCGCCCGGGATCGACACGAGCGCCGCCCACCCCGCCCGGATCTGGGACTACTGGCTGGGCGGCAAGGACAACTTCGCCGCCGACCGCGCCACCGGCGATCTGATCCTGGAGGCCATGCCGCAGATGGGCGCCAACGCCCGCGCCGACCGCGCGTTCCTCGGCCGGGCCGTGCGCCACCTCGCCGCCGACGCCGGCATCCGGCAGTTCCTCGACATCGGAACCGGCATCCCCACCGCCGACAACACCCACGAGGTCGCCCAGTCGGCGGCCCCGGACAGCCGCGTCGTCTACGTCGACAACGACCCGGTCGTGCTCGCCCACGCCCGCGCCCTGCTCGTCGGGGACGAACGGGGCAGGACCGACTACGTCCACGCCGACCTGCGCGAGCCCTCCGACGTCCTGGAACAGGCCGCCCGGACCCTGGACTTCGACCGGCCCGTCGCCGTCATGCTCCTCGGCGTGCTGGAGTTCATCACCGACCCCGGGCAGGACGCGGCCATCGTGCGGACCCTGATGGACGCCCTGCCCTCCGGCAGCCACCTGGCCGTCTCGGTGTCCACCACCGAGGTGGACGCCGCGGCCATGGAGGAGGCCGCGCGGCTGTGGAACGAGGGCGGCTCCACCCCGCTGGTGCTGCGGACCGCCGACGAACTCGCCGCGCTGTTCGACGGCCTGGAAACGGTGGCACCCGGCGTCGTCCCGTGCACGGAGTGGCGCCCCGAACCCGGTGCCGACACCACCCCGGTGGCGCAGTACTGCGCGGTCGGCCGCCGCCCCTGA
- a CDS encoding TetR family transcriptional regulator — translation MPRRLLTAATRLFAEKGFDRTSVKEIVDAAAVTKGAMYHYFAAKDDLLAEVYARVLRMQMCRLEEIAASGGPVDDRLGRAAADVVVSTIANLDDATIFFRSMHQLSAAKQREVRAERRRYHELFRSLISEGQSEGVFADRVPADLVVDFYFGSVHHLSTWYRAEGALTPAEIGAHYARLLLDALRPATAPA, via the coding sequence GTGCCGCGGCGCCTGCTCACCGCGGCCACCCGGCTCTTCGCCGAGAAGGGCTTCGACCGCACCTCCGTGAAGGAGATCGTGGACGCCGCCGCCGTCACCAAGGGCGCGATGTACCACTACTTCGCCGCCAAGGACGACCTGCTCGCCGAGGTCTACGCGCGGGTGCTGCGCATGCAGATGTGCAGACTGGAGGAGATCGCCGCCTCCGGCGGGCCCGTCGACGACCGCCTCGGCCGGGCCGCCGCCGACGTCGTCGTCAGCACCATCGCCAACCTGGACGACGCCACGATCTTCTTCCGCTCGATGCACCAGCTCAGCGCCGCCAAGCAGCGCGAGGTCCGGGCCGAGCGGCGCCGCTACCACGAGCTGTTCCGGTCGCTGATCAGCGAGGGCCAGAGCGAGGGCGTCTTCGCCGACCGCGTGCCCGCGGACCTGGTGGTGGACTTCTACTTCGGCTCGGTGCACCATCTCAGCACCTGGTACCGCGCCGAAGGCGCGCTGACCCCCGCCGAGATCGGCGCCCACTACGCCCGCCTCCTCCTCGACGCCCTGCGGCCCGCGACCGCCCCCGCCTGA
- a CDS encoding Lrp/AsnC family transcriptional regulator, producing the protein MADNLRLDSTDLEILRVLQNDARITNRELAATVGIAASTCLDRVNRMREGGVILGYRLQVSPEALGRPIQAFLTIRAQHRRELLASLAEHIRSQPETRALYHLAGRDDFLVLVAAESVADLQRLVIDELTCRPEITQVQTTLVFQEWEGGPLLPPGARA; encoded by the coding sequence ATGGCCGATAATCTGCGTCTTGATTCGACCGACCTGGAGATTCTGCGGGTTCTGCAGAACGATGCACGGATCACCAACCGCGAACTCGCCGCCACCGTGGGCATTGCGGCCTCCACCTGCCTGGACCGCGTCAACCGGATGCGCGAGGGCGGCGTCATCCTGGGCTACCGCCTCCAGGTTTCGCCCGAGGCTCTGGGGCGCCCCATCCAGGCATTCCTCACCATCCGCGCCCAGCACCGCCGCGAACTGCTCGCCTCCCTGGCCGAGCACATCCGCTCCCAGCCCGAGACCCGCGCGCTCTACCACCTGGCCGGGCGCGACGACTTCCTGGTCCTGGTGGCCGCCGAGAGCGTCGCCGACCTGCAGCGGCTCGTCATCGACGAGCTCACCTGCCGACCGGAGATCACCCAGGTGCAGACGACTCTGGTGTTCCAGGAGTGGGAGGGCGGCCCGCTGCTCCCGCCCGGCGCGCGGGCCTGA